In Candidatus Sodalis pierantonius str. SOPE, one DNA window encodes the following:
- a CDS encoding GMP reductase, with protein MRIEEDVKLGFKDVLIRPKRSTLKSRSDVELQRDFTFKHPGLHWSGVPVIAANMDTVGTFHMAEALAAFDVLTAVHKHYSVDQWREFVARAPELVLRHVMVSTGTSAADFEKIKQILALSLQLNFICIDVANGYSEHFVTFVQKAREACPDKVICAGNVVTGEMVEELILSGADIVKVGIGPGSVCTTRVKTGVGYPQLSVVIECADAAHGLSGQIVSDGGCAVPGDVAKAFGGGADFVMLGGMLAGHDECEGTIVEENGERFMLFYGMSSESAMKRHVGGVADYRAAEGKTVRLPLRGPVEYAIRDILGGLRSACTYVGASRLKELTKRTTFIRVAEQENRIFTQL; from the coding sequence ATGCGTATAGAAGAAGATGTGAAGTTAGGTTTCAAAGATGTGCTTATCCGGCCGAAACGCTCCACGCTGAAAAGCCGCTCCGATGTTGAACTGCAACGCGACTTTACCTTCAAACATCCTGGCCTTCACTGGTCCGGCGTGCCGGTTATCGCCGCGAACATGGATACCGTCGGCACTTTTCACATGGCAGAGGCGCTGGCCGCCTTCGACGTGCTGACCGCGGTGCATAAGCATTATAGCGTGGATCAGTGGCGCGAATTTGTGGCGCGCGCGCCGGAATTGGTACTCCGTCATGTGATGGTTTCCACCGGCACCTCCGCGGCCGACTTCGAGAAAATAAAGCAGATCCTGGCGCTGTCGCTGCAGCTGAATTTTATCTGCATTGATGTCGCCAATGGCTATTCGGAACATTTTGTGACCTTTGTTCAAAAAGCTCGCGAAGCCTGCCCGGATAAAGTGATCTGCGCCGGCAATGTGGTCACGGGGGAAATGGTGGAAGAGCTCATTCTCTCCGGCGCCGATATCGTCAAAGTCGGTATTGGTCCTGGCTCGGTGTGCACCACCCGGGTCAAAACCGGCGTCGGCTATCCTCAACTGTCGGTGGTAATCGAGTGTGCCGACGCCGCCCACGGGCTAAGCGGCCAAATAGTGAGCGATGGCGGCTGCGCGGTACCAGGCGATGTGGCCAAGGCGTTCGGCGGCGGTGCAGATTTCGTGATGCTTGGCGGTATGCTGGCTGGGCATGACGAGTGCGAAGGCACCATCGTGGAGGAGAACGGCGAGCGCTTTATGCTGTTTTACGGCATGAGCTCCGAGTCGGCAATGAAGCGGCATGTTGGCGGAGTGGCCGATTACCGCGCCGCCGAGGGCAAAACCGTCAGGCTGCCGTTGCGTGGCCCGGTGGAATATGCCATTCGTGATATTCTCGGCGGTCTGCGCTCCGCCTGTACCTAT
- the coaE gene encoding dephospho-CoA kinase (Dephospho-CoA kinase (CoaE) performs the final step in coenzyme A biosynthesis.), whose amino-acid sequence MTQYIVALTSGIGSGKSTVANAFAALGVPLVDADVIARKMVEPGSPALRAIEQRFGPAVLNADVSLDRAALRARIFSDPKEKAWLNGLLHPLIKRQTEQQLRSARAPYVLWVVPLLIENNLQQRADRVLVVDVEREVQIARTLSRDGVSRAQVENILAAQVPRQRRLACADDIIDNSGRPEEITDRVATLHRRYLTLAASATRQDKSP is encoded by the coding sequence GTGACGCAATACATTGTTGCCCTGACCAGCGGTATCGGCAGTGGTAAAAGCACGGTGGCCAACGCCTTCGCCGCCCTCGGCGTGCCCCTGGTGGATGCCGACGTGATCGCACGGAAGATGGTCGAGCCGGGCAGCCCGGCCCTGCGTGCCATCGAGCAACGATTTGGTCCGGCGGTGCTGAACGCGGACGTGTCGCTGGATCGCGCCGCGCTTAGAGCGCGTATTTTCAGCGATCCGAAAGAGAAAGCCTGGCTTAACGGTCTGCTCCATCCGCTTATTAAACGGCAAACCGAGCAGCAACTGCGCTCCGCCCGCGCGCCGTACGTGTTGTGGGTTGTGCCGCTGCTTATTGAGAATAACCTGCAACAGCGCGCCGATCGGGTGCTGGTGGTGGATGTGGAGCGCGAGGTCCAGATCGCGCGCACGCTCAGCCGGGACGGCGTCAGCCGCGCGCAGGTGGAGAACATTTTGGCGGCGCAGGTGCCGCGTCAGCGGCGTCTGGCCTGTGCGGACGATATTATTGATAATAGCGGGCGCCCCGAGGAGATAACGGATCGCGTTGCTACTTTGCATCGACGCTATCTTACGCTTGCGGCATCAGCAACCCGACAGGATAAATCACCATGA
- the zapD gene encoding cell division protein ZapD: MSDVYSATVLFEHPLNEKMRTWLRLEFLLQQLYRHPALSEIANALTFFRTLADLLDVLERGDIRSEMIKELDRQQQKLLQWEGVPGVDSERVSALRTDFKRCATTLMAAPRLGQALREDRLIGAVRQRLSIPGGGCSFDLPALHIWLHLPQPQRDAQVDGWLQTLDPLNAALTRILDIVRHSGPFKNQISLNGFFQDNAEEGDLLRLRIPVEHQLYPQVSGHKTRYAIRFLSLDSENGVVPNRLPFELACC; this comes from the coding sequence ATGAGTGACGTTTACTCGGCAACGGTGCTGTTTGAACACCCGTTAAATGAAAAAATGCGGACTTGGCTGCGGTTGGAGTTCCTACTACAGCAGCTTTACCGGCATCCGGCTTTAAGCGAAATCGCCAACGCGCTGACGTTTTTCCGTACTTTAGCCGATCTGCTGGACGTCCTCGAACGTGGCGACATCCGCAGCGAAATGATCAAAGAGCTGGACCGCCAGCAGCAAAAATTGCTGCAGTGGGAAGGCGTGCCCGGCGTCGACAGTGAACGCGTTAGCGCCCTGCGCACCGATTTCAAACGCTGCGCCACCACGCTGATGGCGGCCCCGCGCCTGGGCCAAGCGCTGCGTGAGGATCGCCTGATCGGCGCCGTGCGCCAGCGGCTATCCATACCCGGCGGCGGCTGTAGTTTTGACCTGCCGGCGCTGCATATCTGGCTGCATCTGCCGCAGCCGCAGCGCGACGCCCAGGTGGATGGCTGGCTCCAAACCCTGGATCCGCTCAACGCCGCGCTGACCCGCATTCTGGATATCGTGCGCCATTCAGGCCCGTTCAAAAACCAAATCAGCTTAAACGGCTTCTTCCAGGATAACGCCGAGGAGGGGGATTTGCTGCGGTTGCGCATCCCTGTCGAGCATCAACTCTATCCGCAAGTTTCCGGCCATAAAACCCGTTATGCTATCCGTTTTTTATCCCTGGACAGCGAGAACGGCGTGGTGCCGAACCGCCTGCCGTTTGAACTGGCCTGTTGTTAG
- the yacG gene encoding DNA gyrase inhibitor YacG, with amino-acid sequence MSDDIVNVTCPTCGKGVEWSQKSPFRPFCSKRCQLIDLGEWAEEEKRIPSDVQITDSDEWSDETRHCADSDDPVHDSV; translated from the coding sequence ATGAGCGACGATATTGTTAACGTCACCTGCCCAACCTGCGGCAAAGGGGTAGAGTGGAGCCAGAAAAGCCCGTTCCGGCCGTTTTGCAGCAAACGCTGCCAGTTGATAGATCTTGGCGAATGGGCGGAAGAGGAAAAGCGTATTCCAAGCGATGTGCAAATCACCGACAGCGACGAGTGGAGTGATGAAACCCGCCACTGTGCAGATTCCGACGACCCTGTACACGATTCTGTGTAA